The DNA sequence aacattttttacaatagtgtggaaacctctccctagcagactcgttttaaaaccgtgaggctgacgacgatacgtaatgagccaaagcagataatatttgctaatagttggcttgagttgttacaaatagtatcagagctagacacaggacggtgtgccagtgaggacgctggacctccgtggattgtgagatctcatcttagttgaagaagggaatgaaatattccttataagaatgtggaaacctctccaaggggtgtgccagcgagaacactggCCGCCAAggagggagtggattgtgagattccggttggagaggagaacgaaacattctttgtaaagatgtgaaaaccttccccagTAGACTTGTTTTAAAACGGTGAGGCTGACAGCTATACGTAACGAaacaaagtgaacaatatctactatcggtgggcttgggctgttacaaatagtatcagagtcagacatcgggtagtgtgccagcgaggacgttggcccccaagggggatggattatgagatcttacctcggttggagagagaatcaaaacatttcttgtaagagtgtggaaacctcttcttaatagacgcattttaaactcgtgagactgatgacgaCGATAACAATAGGAAAGGGTGACTGttacattaaatttttcaGAGGATATTTAAAGTAACCAATGGAAAGCAGGTGGAATAGCCAATTTCAGATTTTATTCATCCCACCAAACTTCCCATCAGaccataaataaacaaaaacctCTACCATATCTTAGCTAAGATATTTGTAAtgacctagatccaccgctagcagatattgtcctttttgggctttccgacccagatccactgctagcagatattgtcctctttgggctttccgacccagatccatcgctagcagatattgtcctctttgggctttccgaCCCatatccaccgctagcagatattgtcctctttgggctttccgaCCCATATCCAtggctagcagatattgtcctctttgggctttccgacccagatccatcgctagtagatattgtcctctttgggctttccgaCTCAGatccatcgctagtagatattgtcctctttgggctttccgacccagatccatcgctagcagatattgtcctctttgggctttccctctcgggcttcccctcaaggctttaaaacgcatatgctaggggaaggtttccacacccttataaaggtgatttgttctcctccccaaccaatgtaggacattACAACTCGGCACTTTTTATGACATAACTGATGTCTTACCTATAAAGTTATACTAGAATAACCGTGAAGTGATTAAGAGGTCAACGgttaaaattttcttactCCACAAGTATATAACATATTTGTATATACAAAGTTCATAATGTATCATATTGTTTTACCAAACTTcgtatttttaaagttaatcTTCGAGAATCTTTCTCGGTAGCTGATAGGATGAGGATGACTCCTGTCTATACTTCACAAATCATATTAATCtcttatccaatcgatgtgggatctcacaatctatctcCATTAgaggccagtgtcctcgttgacacaccgtttcgtgtctagctctaataccatttgtaatagttgaagcccattgctagtagatattgtctactttggcctgTTATATAACGCCGtcagcttcacagttttaaaatgcatctattgTGAGagcccatatcggttggagaggtgaacagatcatttcttataaaggtgtagaaacttctccctagtagacgaaTTTTAGAAACTGTGAAGCTAACGACGATatataacgggccaaaacagacaatatctgctatcggtgggcttggattgttataATAATGAgtataaattcaaaactaaagcTAATAATCGTTGATTTTAATGGATGCAAGCATAAAATCAAACTCTGAAACGTGGAGGGAAAAGGGTCGACTAGGAGAAtcataacctaaccatataGTGAGACTTATAAATGCACGAAATTAAATGTTATGCGTACATAATGCAAATGAAAAGAGACCACAAGTCTATAgagttaataaaataaagtttgtcacattttaaataatgatgTTTAAAGGTGAATGTGACGGAGTCGTGCCATAATATAGCATAACATAAATGGAAGGTCTAATATCTATTTGAAGAGATAACGACACATTGAAAAGTTGAATAAGACTGTCAAATTAACTGGAAAACTCGATGCATAAACTTATAtataggctaaattaataaaactaccctttaaattttaaaaatttcaataatatccttactcttaaaaaaaattataaaaatacacACCCCtagttttgaatgaaaatcgTCTGTACGTTTTAAAAGTTCCATTAATTCACTTAAACcgtttttaaaagttaaaaaataatgtaatggGTGATATATGGATATACACGTTAgtacgttttaaaaatacgcatgaactttcaaaaatagCATTAACACATTTAACCTCTAAGAACGGATTAAAAAAGTTCTTACAGAAACCATTTGCCTTTTAACATACGAAATGAAAGGAGAAACCTTAGACTAGAACTCGGTACAGTACATAGTGATCAAAGTCGGATCGTGTATGTTTTGACATAAGTGTcctaaataataatgaagcaAGCATCAAAATATCCATGAATAGATGACAGTGTTTTGCTACGGAACGGGCCTTGCCCATCAACCTACATTGACAAGACGTGGGGTAGAAGCACAATGACCAAATGCAAACCCAGTTAGATGGCATAAAGATTTTCGAGAGCGAGTTTGGAAGTAAGAATGTAAGAAGATTTTAAAGCAACGTTATAAGCAAAAACGCAACACAACTGCTTAAATATCTTACAATTTTCTGGGTAtggagaatttgacaactatTTGCATCCATCAAGCCTAGATGTGATTTTGCCGCTATCGTACATTTTGAAGTGATTCAGGTTTGACAAGCCTATACATGATTTTTAGTGTACAAACAGGTTTGACAAGCCTATACATGATTTCTAGTGTACAAAcagaaaatacaatattaagacaatacaacatgaaattaaatataggtTTCGACGTGACATGGGTATGCGACCACAAGCAACACGCCTTAGATGaacatgaccgtgacacaaGGCATATAAAGAGAGTAACGACCCTTCTTGAAGATCAACATAACCTGATCCTATGTCATTGGCTGAAATCAAATTAGATCAAACCGTGCATGGTGATGAAGACTAAATGTACTTcaacttttaactttaaattatacTCGAACACGTGTCCCGTCTCATTATTCAACATATTCCTTATCCTACCCCACCCAAGCCACtacaaatttaacattttcttaGTAAAAAAAGACTAGATTGAAGTGAATTGTATCCCAAATATCTAAAGATCAAAATCAATGGCCCTACCTCCCACACCTTTCAAGAACTCACAAAAGCCCATAGTTTCCATTTCCATAACCCTTTTTCAAAaactcatacatcattcaACCATATCACAATCcccatctctctctttttacaTTCCCCCAAATTCCACTCCCCACCCACCCCATCATGCCTCTTCAAGACTCCACCGCCGCCATCGCCGGCGACCCACCACCGCCTAAGCCAGAGGCCAAAGTCCTGTCTCTGCTCCTCAAGGTCTCCATTATGATCGTCTTAACCACcctcttcttcgtcttcctcgGCCTCGCCACTGCCCTCCTCCTCATCTACCCCTGCGTCGCTAGCGTCCTTCACCGCCGACGACGACGCCGCCATCGCCGCCGTTCCCAATTCACCGATTCCTCATCTGGGTTCTCTAATCGTGACCTCAAAAAGCTCCTCCAGTTTCGATTCTCCAATTGGGTCAACCCCCACTCTCAAATTGACTGCCCTATTTGCCTTGGTGGGTTTAGAAAAGGTCAGTGGTGTAGAAAACTTGGTGGGTGCGGCCATATTTATCACCGGAAGTGCATCGATTCGTGGTTGGTTAGGGTTTCTGCTTGCCCCCTTTGCCGGAGCTCCGTTCGATTGGATATGgaagaaaatcaaatggaTTGTGCAAATTCTCGGAGCTATGAGATTTTGTATGCTCCGTAATTGTAACTCTAGgttggtttcttcttctcttgccTCTGTTTCCCTTTTGAGATGTATATATAGTTGAAGCATAGTTTGAAATGAAGGTTTCTTTTAGTTATGTTTTGATATTGTTGCTCTGTTTTGCTGCTGCTATGAATGCTTGTGgctttggttttgatttttgttcattGCCCGAGACCTCGAGATTGAggatatattgaaattttgaatttgataataCAGCTATTAGGATCGAGATCAAAGAcatcttgaaattttgaattcatgGCTTCTGGGTCGATAATAGAGCTATCATGATGTCgaaaatgataatatattgaaattttgaacttttgtcTTCTGGGTCGATAATAGAACTATAGTGATGGGTCGATAATAGAACTATAGTGATGTTGAGATTGAggatatattgaaattttcaacttttgacTTCTTAGTTGAGAATAGAACTGTCGTGATGTCAAGATTGAggatatattgaaattttgaacttcTAACTTCTGGGTCGATAATAGAGCTATCATGATTTCGAGATTGTagatatattgaaattttgaacttttgactTTTGGGTCGATAATAGAACTATCGTGATGTCGAGATTGAcgatatattgaaattttgaacttcTGACTTCTGGGTCGATAACAGAGCTATCGTGATGTCGAGATTGAGGAtacattgaaattttgaacttcTGACTTCTGGGTCATTGAAATTTCGAACTTATGATTTCTTGGTCAATAATAGAGCAATCGGGATGTCGAGATTGGggatatattgaaattttaaacttcTGACTTCTGGGTCGATAATAGAACTATCGTGATGTCGAGATTATagatatattgaaattttgaacttcTGACTTCTAGGTCGATAATAGAATTATCGTGATGTCGAGATTGAGGATATagtgaaattttgaacttttgactTCTTGGTCGATAATAGAGCTATCGTGATGTTGAGATTGAGGgtatattgaaattttgaacttaTGATTTCTTGGTCGATAATAGAGCTATCGTGATGTCGAGATTGAGGgtatattgaaattttgaacttaTGATTTCTTGGTCGATAATAGAGCTATCGTGATGTCGAGATTGAAGgtatattgaaattttgaacttaTGATTTCTTGGTCGATAATAGAGCTATCGTGATGTCGAGATTGAGGgtatattgaaattttgaacttaTGATTTCTTGGTCGATAATAGAGCTATCGTGATGTCGAGATTGAAGgtatattgaaattttgaacttaTGATTTCTTGGTCGATAATAGAGCTATCGTGATGTCGAGATTGAGGgtatattgaaattttgaacttaTGATTTCTTGGTCGATAATAGAGCTATCGTGATGTCGAGATTGAagatatattgaaaatttgaacttcaactTTTAGGTTGATAATGAGCTATCGTGATGTCGAGATTGAAGATATATTGATGTTTTGAACTTCTGACTTCTAGATCGCTAATAGAACTATCGTGATATCAAGATTGAGGATATATTGGAATGAGAGATTGTAAGGAGCTCTTAGTTCGATGTAAACAGTgagaaaatttgaactttttatcttttgatcGAGAATATATTCATTAGCTAGCTAATCtaatttgaaacaaagaaGATTGATTTTAATTCCGCAATGGGCAAAAGCCTGACGGAGCAATGTCGCGTGGAGGTAGAAGGCCTACGGGTCGTGAACTTCTTTTCccgaagaagagaaaattgattttaaaatttatggttaTGGGAAATAATTATCTATGTATTTCTCATTGATTTGtgttaaatttttgttgagtTTATAAACCattaaatgaaacaaaactttATCGAAAACTTTATGGGTTGGAGTATTCAAgtatttgatttcttcctaATCGATGGTACATGTCTTATCAAGCTAAACGGCATTTAAAATGACTCGTTAGGTTGATGGAAGGACAAGACCTTGGTGTGCAAAATTGGACTAGaagtactttttttaattgattttatagaTCCACGATGgctaaagattttaaaaaacatttggATTTTGGTAGCTCGATCAATTTGGATATTAATAAGCCTATTTTGATTAGGGGGAAAAGAatgttctttaaaaatatatttttttaaaacactatGATCCGTTGGATAGTTGACGAAGTGGTCGTCGATAGGGTAGGTGGCAATAGTCGTAACCGGTGGATGACGGGAGAATTTAGCTTTTGTTAACCGTGTGAGATGGCAATTGATGATGACGACAATAATTCGTGGTAGTTGTCAACAGTATTTGTTAATGGTCTCTAGCGGTATTTAACAATGATAAAAGATGGTCGTGATGATGTCTGAGgacattttggtcattttgatatataatagaaaatttaaaagtttccTAATTAAGACAAGAACATGGAACAACCACACtcatatgatattgtccattttctttgcttttagtttACCTAAAAGAGTCCTACCAATGGATGTAGGACTCAAATAATCCTAAAAcacaaatactaaaaaaatttgaacgtCTTTTATCAATTTCTATGATAGAAGTGATAGCGGATAAAGACAAGCCTTCTTGAGTTTAGAAACAGATGGGAAGGCTCTTTTGATCTTCAATTTGAAGATGGGTGAAACTTCTTCTCGGTTAGGAAATAGTGAGTGGTGGTTGTGTCATTTGCCCGAACAACAAGGTACACTTCCAAAGCTCCCTCCTACCCAAACAACAGGTACTAATATAAGTTGGCCCTTAGTATCGAAGAAAAAAGTTCAGtttgatctaaattttttttctcctttgatCTTACCTCAACttcaaaaataaagaaagaaagagtttgataTGGTGAATGGAGTAACtccaattaattaatcatcatgttgaaatttttgtttatttaaagaaaaatttatcTTCTAAAAAATGCGTAGAagatttcatatgctttccctTACAGTTCcagaaaggagaagatcaagaatcGAACACACGAAAGAAAGATATGAACTGGAATTGATAGGTACTGCACATACCTACAAACGgagaaacttcaaaattaagtatGTTTAGCTTAGAGCAGTACTATGTTGAGTGGTTTTTAGGAGTATGTGtgtaagaacaaaacatcataaATGGATTTGTGTTAGTTTGTGATGATAGTCTTCCGTCTTAGAAATAGTTCAAGACAAACAGGTAACATTATCATATCGCGGGAACGCAAAAGAATGTTAGAGTCACGAGGTGCTGAAGTCAGATTCCAAATTTTGATCTGAATCCTAGGCATAAAGCGTGACTGTTTTCAAGAAATCATGTAGTAATCCATGATCTTTTCATGCTAATTTTCAATTGAACTGAATGTAAAGACGTTTTTGACATCAAACTGCCTAAGATTCCATCTAAAGTTTTTTGCTAGGGCAAATTGTGATTGTATTTACTATTCAACTAAAGTTTCCTCATAGTCCTATTCCTTCAACTCGAGATTATCTTATTATTACTAATCTTGCTATCGATCGTTCCAccctctttcaattttatcgtGAATATACACTTCGATCCTACTATGTTTGTTTGAGGTGCATCAAGTGATATCTATTTGGCCATGTTTGGGCTCAACATTTAAGGTAAAGAAGGAAAAACTTGTTGGGACCTCATTATTATATATGCCCAACTAAATAAGAAGACAATAAAAGCTTTGACAACAAGCTTAGCCTATGTTTTTAAGCCCATGTTTTTGGAGAAGAGCAAAGTGGAGTGTTTGATAAGCTTGCTTAAAAAGTTGTGAACGtgtttgttaagaatgagaaacagaaGCGGGATCGAAAgtccaatttttattaatggtCATTAGGTT is a window from the Cucurbita pepo subsp. pepo cultivar mu-cu-16 chromosome LG07, ASM280686v2, whole genome shotgun sequence genome containing:
- the LOC111798901 gene encoding RING-H2 finger protein ATL56-like — encoded protein: MPLQDSTAAIAGDPPPPKPEAKVLSLLLKVSIMIVLTTLFFVFLGLATALLLIYPCVASVLHRRRRRRHRRRSQFTDSSSGFSNRDLKKLLQFRFSNWVNPHSQIDCPICLGGFRKGQWCRKLGGCGHIYHRKCIDSWLVRVSACPLCRSSVRLDMEENQMDCANSRSYEILYAP